One segment of Alphaproteobacteria bacterium DNA contains the following:
- a CDS encoding GFA family protein: MTGKKIKLTGGCMCGGVRFQITGTPMAVSHCHCADCRRSTGAPFMTWITAKSEDFAYSLGMPKEYASSATVRRAFCERCGTALAYRSEDHPEEVDVSAAALDDPQAVTPDDHLWIGSKLSWIELGDDLPRLEAAHWGHGYPKRD; encoded by the coding sequence TTGACCGGCAAAAAAATCAAACTCACCGGCGGCTGCATGTGCGGCGGCGTCCGATTCCAGATCACCGGCACGCCGATGGCGGTTAGCCATTGCCATTGCGCCGATTGCCGACGTTCGACCGGCGCCCCATTCATGACCTGGATCACGGCCAAGAGCGAGGACTTCGCCTATAGCCTCGGCATGCCGAAGGAATACGCGTCGTCGGCTACCGTCCGCCGGGCATTCTGCGAACGCTGCGGCACCGCGCTCGCCTACCGCAGCGAGGACCATCCCGAAGAGGTCGATGTCTCGGCCGCCGCCCTCGACGACCCGCAAGCGGTCACCCCCGACGACCATCTCTGGATCGGCTCGAAGCTGAGCTGGATCGAGCTCGGCGACGACCTGCCGCGGCTCGAGGCGGCGCATTGGGGTCACGGTTACCCGAAGCGGGATTAG